The stretch of DNA ATGGTCTTTGGTAAATTTGGACATGGACAGGAGGTTGAATTTAAAGTGAGGAATATATAAGACATGTTCGAGTTTAATGGAATTTGTTAATTGAACTGAGCCAGTCTTATGAACAGGTGCTTGACTACCATTTGGCAATCTCACTGCACTAGTGGAATCTACCATGGATTTAGAGGCTTGCAATAAAGATACATCACCAACCATATGCTCATTAGCTCCTGTATCAATAATCCATGCCGAACTGAAAGCTTGTGAAGTATTACCTGCCATATTCACTACTGGTGCACATTCATTTTGTATGTTATGATTTCCCAGAAGCTTTAGAATTTCAGCTTACTGGTCAGGAGTGAAGATAGGTGGAGTTCCAACTGCTATTTTTGACTGAGCAACAATGTTTTCTTCTACAAAGTTAGCATCTCCTGACATTCTTCCTTGCTTCCCGTTGTCTCTGTACACCTTCTTGGTTAGTCCCTTATTCGGAGTTTTGTACAACTTATGCCATGGAGGGTAACCAAAAAGCTTATAGCAATGTTCCTTGGTATGTCCACTGCAACTACAATGATCACAGAATAAATTCACGCAATCCTTCGCTGAACTTCCTGCCTTAGTCTGATTAGTGTAGAAGGCTGCTATGGGAGCCTCAACTGATGATAAAGCCCTATGAGATTCTTCCTGAGACAATAGGGAAAAAGCTTGCCCCACCGTAGGCAATGGAGTCATCAGTAAAATCTGGCTCCTTACATTCATGTAACTATCATTAAGCCCCATTAAGAACTGAAGAAGCCGCTGCTGCTATTCATGCTCTAAATATCTTCTAGCAACATCACATTCACACGAAGGTAATATCACAAGAGCAGAGTATTCATCCCAAAGTTGTTTTAGCTTGCAGAAATATGTTGAGATAGTAGTAGTACCTTGGGTTAGACGGCCAATTTCTCTATGTAGTGAGAAGATTCGCGATCCATTGATCTTGTCAAACTGCTCCTTCAGATCAGTCCACACTGATGAAGCATCAGATGCGTAGATGATTCCACCGAAAATCTCCTTTGAGAGTGTATTCATTATCCATGACAATACAAGAGCATTGCACCGTTCCCATTGAAGAAGATTTTGGCTACCTACTGGGGGTCTTTGACAACTGCCATCAATCAACGGAATTTTGTTCTTCGCCCGTAGCGCGATCAGCATGGCTCTGCTCCAAATGCCATAGTTTTCCACATCAATCAGCGGATCACTAACCAAATTCAGTCCTGGAGTATCCGATTGATGAATATACCACGGATCATTGAAGTTGCAATTGCTAGCCATCAGCTTTCTGGAAGAAAATGGgaggaaagaaaaaaaaatgaagttgCTTGAAAAAATACGCAACTGCGCAGCAGTTCTAAAAAAGCCCTAGGAATGATTcttatggctctgataccatgtcaAGAACTGAAGAACATGAGCTGATGCTCAGTGAATTGAAGAAGAATTGCATTTCAGTTAACCCAAAAATAACCGCTGTACACATCTTTATATACGCTACAAGAGATGAGCTAAGAAACGTGTTTCTAAAAAACGCTACACAACACAAACAGTGTTTTAGGTATTTAGTACAATTAACATGTTTGCATGGCAGAATGGAGAGCCCCACATTCTGGCTAGGCGTGGTTGGATTTGTGATTATCGCTTATTTCTTGGTGAAGAACATTAAGGGAGCTATGATTTACGGGATTATCTTCGTTACCGCTGTTTCTTGGTTCAGAAACACTAAGGTTACAGTGTTTCCAAATACTCCCGCCGGCGATTCTGCCTATGATTATTTCAAGAAAGTGGTTGATATTCACCAAACCGAGAGCACAGCCTGGGCTCTGAGCTTCAAAAGCATCGGAACCGGTCATTTCTGGGAAGCCCTGATCACATTTCTATACGTAGACATACTAGACACCACGAGAACCCTCTACTCCATGGCTCATTTCGCCGGATTTACGGACTCGGCTGGCAGTTTTGAGGGGCAATACTTCGCGTTCATGTCCGACGCTTTGGCGATCGTGGTGGGTTCTTTGCTAGGGACATCGCCGGTGACGGCATTCATTGTGTCGTCGACGGGGATAAGGGAAGGAGGGAGGACGGGGCTGACGGCTTTGACTGCAGCGGGGTACTTCATGATGGCTTTCTTCTTCACGCCGCTGCTGGCGTCAATCCCGGCGTGGGCGGTGGGGCCGCCGCTGATATTGGTGGGCGTGCCGATGATGCGGGCTGTTGTTGAGGTGGAGTGGGATGATATGCGGCAGGCGATTCCGGCGTCTGTCACTTTGCTTTTGATGCCTTTGACTTATTCAATTGCGTATGGTTTGATTGGTGGGATTGGGACTTACATTGTTTTGAATTTCTGAGATTGGAGTAAAGAATTATTGGGAAAATAtaggaataataataataatggtgAGGTGAAAGAAGTTGTATAGATATAttacattgtttttttttttattattattggtgTTTAATAGTGTTCAAATTCGATTTTAGGGTCCCCTGTAATGGACAATGATGTAATTTTTGAAGTACAATGTCACATTTTGTTCCTATTTATATAAGAGATGTTGTGCGGCTACAATGTTTATTTTGGAGAATTACTTAAATATGATGTCTTGGTTTTGTGTTCCTTAAAACTTTTGAGTATCATTTATACAAATTTCAATAAAAGTGATAAATATTCGATTTTATAATGAATGACGTATTCAATTGTTAtgactttaaatatataattatttggggTTCATTATTTGGGAGCCTCGACGAATAATCCAAACATACTATTGTTAAAATTTCGAGTTGCATTATTGATAGTAAAAACACAAATCAATCTTACATTTGGTATATTTTTTAGATGTTTCCCATTTGAAATGGTTATTATATATACACCGatcaataattttataatttttttactttgttcaaatttattttaatctaTCTCACTTCTTTGCGTTTGGGAAATGATCAATTACAATTTGGGTATTGtataagtcataaaaatatattataattttatatattttaatttaatattatttaatttaaattatatcaTCTTGCTTTTTAAATATATgacaatttttttcttaaattaaatatacataAATAAAGACTGTATATATTGATGCCCATTTGAatcatttcaaaaataaaatatatttttcagtttcacaattttttttaattatttcttCCAAATGAACActaaaaaatatacataaaacaaatactatatatatttgtttataaaATTAGAACAAAAAACTATTTCTTCAATAAACAAGCAATAAGAAACCGAATTAATTAAGAAGCAAAAACAGAACAAATCGACATCTTTTGTCTCAATATATTAAATTTCTAATTAAGTACCATTTTGTTTGATAaaaattctaattatttattttccaAAAGTAATATGCCTTACAAGGTTgtcataattaataataatttataatgtattcCTAAAAATAGAAATGATCCTGAATGCTTGAATAAATGTTGTTGGATCCCAATTTCCCTTATAGCATGATTAATTTGTATCTTCCAATAATTGTCTTATGTAGAGGTGAGCAAAATTTCGGTTAAACCGAAATAACCGACCGAACCGAGCCAATTCGGAAATTCGGTGCGGTTATTTCGGAAATTcggttttcaaattaaaaaatttcggttatatcggttaattcggttcggttacggttttcaaaattttgaaatcggttaaccaaattaaccgatataataaatattattatttaataaatttttattatttataaaattttatatatttattaattttaaattttaaaatcgatataatatgtaataattgtattcaaacaaaacttatacatttgtgatgtatgtgattttatgtttttatgcactTGTATAGATTGTAGTATTTAAGAAAAatcacatatataattaaagttaaatcacaatttttttaaaaaaaaaaaactaatcggttaattcggtcggtgaccgaattaaccgattttaattcggttcgattttcatcggttatgaaaattaattcggTCGATTCGGTTATGGCTAAATATTTCGGGTCGGTTCGGTTATggttaatatatatatagacacacacacacacatacgaCTAGGGGTGAGCattcggtcggttcggttacctatatatatatatatatatatatatatatatatatatatatatataataaggtTTTAAATGATACTGTTGGGATTAGTGAAAGTTTTTTTACAATCAGGACTCACGGCTGGTCGAATCTGAATTCGAAATCACGAATGTTTTTTTATTGAGATAGGTTTAtgttattatatttattgagAGATGTTTAATTCACTACATCATATTGATATTGAGAATTATAGTGAAAGGAATTATTCacatttttatgatatatttggatgaagtgatttgaaataaaaattcaaattcaagagTTAAATTTAGGGCTAATTGCATCAACACACACACCATGTAATAAATCAAAAAAACGAAAAACGTTTTATGTAAAATTAATAGTATTTTAGACATcgtgttttttaaaaatcaaatataaaacCCATATGAGAGGGGTAAATATACTTAAGTTTTTATAACATAAAGGTTAAATgtgtttgattttttaaaaataagaatgtATCAGTCTATTAATATTTTCAGGGTGTAGATGAAACCAATTTCGGAATTCCACAAATATCTCACTATTTATTTTCCATACACAAGTTAatccaaaattcaaaaaaaaaaaaaaaactcattaaATAGCCTAATTAACCACATGTTAATCCAGCTTACAAACTACTAAATCCGTAATCAACAATCAATTCAAATTTTACTAAAAAACACATACAAAATCCGTTGTTACTAAAACAAACATGAATACCAACGAACTCTTTATTTCTGTACTTtcataacattttaaaaatcattttactaAAAAAAGGAATTTGATTTAAGAAAAAACATAAATGATCGAAAAAAATAGATGTCGAAGTTTATTGCTTGACTCACTGTATGAAAGGTCtggtttatttttattattgttattatttttttatggtttGGTTTGAATTTATTTGTATTTGTGCTCTAATTGCATTTATCGCCACACAAATTCCGCCATGGTCGGTTCCAAGCCTAGTTAAAGGAGGAGGATTGCACCAACATAAAACTTTTGGCAATTTTCATGCATGGACTTCCCTCGCTACAAGAAAATTCAGaatcaacaacacacatacgacaacggttttagttagGATGTTCCTCGGAAAGAAGGTGTCTCAAGGTCCGACCGCAACATCTTGGCAAGGTGCTACCTCTCGAAAGGGACTCAAGTGTAGTGTCAAATATGAAAGGGTTCGACTGCGAGGACCGCTACATCTCCTTAGGAACTCGAATGTAGtagtaaaaaaaaacattaatatACTTCGCAATATTATGCATCTCAAGTAGGATTAGATTAAGCTAGTAAACAAAGGTTTTATGAAGATCAGGATGAGATGGTTCAAGGAAttccaccaaaaaaaaaaaatcttggtCGTGAGAAACAAAGTAGAAGAGAAAGTGATCAAGATCAAAAAAACCGTCCATACTTTACACTTATAAAAATGTGTAAAGCTTAGAAAAAATGGGGTAGCCAAGAAAGCGGTGCAATAAACTAAAGATAATGCTTTCGAAGACTTTTATCGAAAACATGATACAATATAGGGGAAAACAATATCTATAGAATAGCTAAATTAAGAGAGTGGAAAACAAGAGATCTCAATCAAATAAGATGTATTAAACATGAGTCAAGTAGGGTGTTAGCGAATTACTaggaaataaaagagtgatggAAGAGGTATTTTCATCACCTTTATAATGAAGGTCAAGATAATCAGCCTCAAAGGAAATTCaaaaaaatgtgtttttatCGAAGAATTCAAACTTCAAAGGTAGATGAAGATTTGAAAATGATGAAGACCGAAAAGACAGTAAGACCTAATGATATTCTTATCGAGGTAGCCATTGGATGACTTGCAAAGCGAGTTAACATGATATGAAGAACAAAGAAAATGCCCAACCAGTGGAAAAAGTATAGTTCTCTTGTTTAAAAACAACGGAGATATACAAAACTCTGTGAACTATATTGACATTGAGATAATGAGTCATACCATAAAACTTTGGGAAAGGGcgattgaaaaaaaattaagatagaAGAGTACGTAAGGTGACAAAAAATCAATTCGGATTTATCCTTAGAAGAAATGTTTTGAGAGAAAAAGTAAGACTTAAGCATGTTGTTTATTAACCTAGAAAAAATATATGACCGAGTGCACACAGAAATTGTGTGGATGGTTTTAGGAAAGAAATATATAAGAGTAACATATATTGAAATCATCAAAGATATATTACAAGGACGTAGTGTCACTAAGAAACGATTAATTGAAGGGTTTCATATGAGAATAGGACCATGGGTGGATCCAGGATTTTAGGTTTTTGGGAGACCGCATAATAAGTGACGACAATGTGCAGTGGTGTCGGAGCTACCAATTTCCTGTGGGAGTTGCCAGTTTCGCTCTTTTAACTTCTGGTCTATGTGATTTTTGTTACTACTTAGAACACATGTTTAAGCCAGCAGCTTGCTGAATGTACTTTCTTCAAGGTAAGCAAAAATGTAGACTCCATATCTTCCAAATGATCAATAATTTATGGGTAAAATTATAGTTTTGATACTGTACATTTGTTTGTAACGGCCCAACCATTTGTGAAATTATCCGCTTTAGCCCATGATCTCACAGTTTTAAAACACGTCACAAGAGGTTGTTACAAACTCATTTAGATGTCTAGCATCTCTCCCGTGATTTGACAATGTGAGATTTCGCCTATGGGCAACCTGAACCTGACCTGATTATTTTTTTGGACCAGATATCAGGTTCAACTCGATTTGACACCATATTTGTCATTTCATATACTGTTGTGGTTGATTAATTTATTACATACATggtttgtgtgtgttttttttgttgtctaatttttttttattacatttCAAGCTGAAACCGAcctgattatttttttattgaaggcacaaatatataaaattttgaatgcaAGAATGTGGAAATGTATTAAAgcagaattttgaaatattcatGTTAAGGTAACAACCACCTGTTGCATGcacctcatatttttattaaacaagATTGGAAGCATTTTGGAGAAAGGTTTAACATCTAAACTCGACCAGAAAACATTATATGTTGGTTTAAGTATGCAACATTGCATGACAAATTAAAGCAATAAAATCCAACTTGAAAGGAAGATTACTTTTAGATACAAGAAACAAAGAGCACTTGCTGAAATCAGAGGCTCTTGCTGTCTTATCACGCTTCCTCCTATGATATTTATCATCCAAGTCAATCCAACCTTGCAAAacataaacaaatcaatttgAACACCATCACCTCACATAAGATTGTTGTTGCTGCTCTCCGTGTTTTCCTGCCCTTCTATATGTTTCTTGTCCTCGTGCTTCTCATCCTCATTGTACTCGTCCTTGTTCTCATCTTCGTTTGCATTCTGCTATATATTATCGCATTTAAGAGAAATGACAAGGCCCGATCAGGTAGCAGTTTCATAATAAACAAATTTAGGATTAGCCTATCACAATGAAGAGTAATTACGATAATTCAACGAGTTAATCATATTTACCGAATAAAAAGGCATGTAATATTGAAAGAAAAAGTATACTCTTAgcatataacaataataaaaatgctaaccTATCAAAATAATGAATTTGACACATGTTAAATATACAAGTTCAGTACATCATAACCATTAGTATGATTATGAAGACAAAATATAAAAAGGGGTCGTACTTTTTTGAATGAAACAAAAGCAAAAATTCAGTCTAACATATGCAACATATAATCAACAAATATACATTGTAATAATATGATAGTTATGTAAAGGATATTCGTAGAAACTTACCTTAGTACTTTTGAAATTATGTATGCCACCGTTCAAGTCTTTCATTTCAATGTCCTCGCCATTTATCCGAAACCGATGTAATTTCGGCGTACTTAGCGATCCCAAAGTGAAAATTTTCATCAGGGGGCAACCAGTTATTTGAATATCGACAAGTGATGGCAACTCAAATGCGTGCTTCCATTGGCAAAAACTTCTCAACTTACAATTGCCTTCAATATCCAAATATTCCAGATTAGGAAAGACAGACTTAACAGTTatatgtgcctcatcctcaaTCACGTCAATCATCTCTTTGCAATGGTATATATGTAGCATATTGAGATTAACAAGATCTTTTGCTATTGAAGATGAGATTAAGTTTCTGATGCCATCAATTTTATCTAGAAACAAGATTTGAAGATTATAAAAGAAACTGAATGGGATGTGATGACACCATATCTTGCTTATTTTATCTGGAAAGTCATTGAGATGAAGTTCGTTTAGGCCAATAATTTCAACCTGCAAAAGATagacaaattaaataaaaattgttgatgcaacaaaacattaaaaaaatctCAAAGAAATCCCATTTTAGCAATGGCTATGattataaaacaaaacaaaaaccagTATATGAATCTTATACATATTGCTACTATTATTCAAACCCAATAACGATGAAATATTTGTTTCTCGATCTGTATATTAGCATCTGGACACATATGAcgttatattatttaaaatacgaAGAAAAGAAGTACCTTTTTATTGCAAAAGAAATGAATAGAATGATGGTTGTGGGTGGGTTCTGAATCTATTGGCACAAAACTATTCAGCCTTTGCAAATTTCCAATCCACACAACTCTTTCAGCTTTGGAAACTTGATGCGTTCAACACCTCTGTAGAATGTTGTCAGGCATGGTAGATCCTCTAGTATCAGTTCCCTCAATTCTTGGAATATGATATGGAGATTTGCATCATCcctaaatatttcttctatagtGTCAAGATTACGAACGACGATCTTCTCAATCATGCCACCGGTTGGGCATTGGTCGATTTTGGTTCGGAGCTTTGGGCAGTATTCGATTTCTAGTTCTATCAACTGGGggaattttatgatttcaaCTCCATGGGTGAAAGCTAAAAGGTTTGGCAGAAAGTACAGTTTCAGTCTCTTCAACTTTGGGAACTCAATAATAGAAGCCTCTGTGTTGCTTTCCATTTCATACCTCTTACATGAAGAAATTTCAAGGCTTCGAAGTTGTACAAGACTCCTTGCTGTTGCCATTGAGAAGAGATATCGTAGATTGGGGCAACGGATAATGTATATGGATTTGAGGTTGACCAGTGAAACATTCTGATTAGGACTCTTCCACAAATATCCCAACTTCGGAAGACGTTCAACAGCTAGTGATTCTAGATTTTGGAAGGAATTGGATCCCTCTGGTATTGTACCATCAATTATCTCTTCCAACTCTTCGAGATCTCTCAGCTGCAGGTGCTCCAACACGGGGAGTTTGCAATCGATTGCATTCATCAATTTCTCCACCGTTGAACAATTTTGAAGTACGAGCTTCCTCAAGCTTTCAGTCTCACCTAGATTAAAACCGTTTGAACCATCTCCACGTAATTCTAGCGACTGTGTGTTCTTTCCTAGTCGTCGAATCCAATTTCCTACTGTCACGTCTCTCGGTAATTGGAGTGTGATTCTTCTCTCATGCTTCAtgacatgaaataaatattggTCATCATAAGCACGTATTTGATATCTTCTTAACTGCTTTGAAAGCAATATCTCTTGGGCGACCAAGTTGGGATCAGATATATCAATCTCCAAGGAAGTCAAATTGGTGAGAGACTCAAGTTCTGAAAGACTAGCATTCCTTTCTTCACTTACATTTCCCTTTGCTTCCCATTTGTTAAAGCAACCAACTATCTTCAATTCCTCCAACCCAACCAAGCTTGATATGACACCAGCCACTATTCTTTTGAGTTTCTCGCAATCCCTCAATTCTAATAATCTTAGAAATTTCAATTCCCCAACATTTGCTGGTAACTCTTCAATTTCGTTACAGCGCCAGACGTGAAGAATTTTCAAACTTGCTAACTCTCCAACAATTGATATGTCTTTCACCTTGCAAAAATACAAGTGCAACTTTCTAAGTTTTTTTAAGAATTCCAGAGATGATGGAAgtgattgaaaattttgatgtgAAAAATACAAGACTGTCAGCTCCTCCATTCCTTTAAAACAAATATCATTGACCTCAAATCCTTCGGGAAGTTCTGAATAATTGGAATTCAGAATCATCAAGAGACGAAGATTTGGAAAATCCAACCCAACAGGAAGCTTGGCATTGACAATTGAAATGTCCACTGACATCCAATTGCAATTGCGAGATGAATCTTTACTAGACAAATCCATCGAGGACACATTCAAAAACCCTTGCTTTTCTTTTGAACCAATGAAAATAGCCACATCACGGACAACATCATGCATTTTTACCTCATCTTCCTCACTGCCAGTCATCAATAAAAAACGACTTCTAAGCCTCTCCAATAAATGAAATGTTCTGTTTCTTCCATCTTCAATATTGTTGATTCCCTCAAACATGCCTAACCCAAAGCTGAGCAAAGCCAAGTCCTCAATCTGGATGTCATCATCTTCGGGAAACAAGCAACATAGCAGGAAAATGAACTTTTCACTTTCAGTTTGCAAGAAATCGTAACTCAGTTTCAGAGGCATATAAACAATTTCCAGAACTTGCGGGAAATTCGTTGGGTTAGCTCCTCTCAGTTGTAAAAGTGCATCTTTCCAGGTATTTATTCTTCTATTTTTCAGAGCTTTACCAACAGTTGCAATCGCAATTGGCAAACCTTTGCATTCTGCTGCGACTTCTTCTGCTATGGGACGCAAATATAAATCATCCACGCAATCACCAGATTTCTCTCTAAAAAGTGTCCAAGCTTCTTCTTTGTCTAAGACTTGAATTTCAATAACTTTATCGGCTTCCATTTCTTCACATACATCTTTGAGCCGAGAAGTCAATATAATTTTGCATCCTCCTTAAGGAACTCCTATATCCTCCGGCTCAAAGCTtttccaaacatcatcaaatattATGAGTTTCTTCTTCGAATCCATTAGCCTGGTGCGCAATATATGCGCTCTACCATCCAAAGTCTTCTCGTTCAAACCCAAACGTAATATTTCTGCAATTTGATTCTGAATTTTAGTCTTGTCAGTTTGTTGACTGACAACTACAGTCACAACCTCATCAAATTCTTTTGTCACCCTATCCTCAATTCTTCGCACCATAGTTGTCTTCCCAACACCTCCGGCGCCGCAAATCGCTATCATGCGGACGTTGCCATCTTTCAAAGACTTGATGATGTCTTCCTCCATGCTTTTTCTCGATTGAAACTCCAAAGTTGGTCCATGAGAGATAGATACCATTGATGCCGGAGGGGTGGGGTCAGTTATCCTAATCGAATTTCCTTCATTTCGTAGTTTTGCGATGCCTTCTGCTATTTCTTTGGCACTCTTTCCCACCGAGTACCGAGGGATTATTTTCCACAGCTTAAGATCATCGCAGCCTTGCAAAATCCTCGTCGCCTCCTCAAGCTTCTGAGTGCTTTCATTTGACCAGTTTTCGACCTCAGTCGTAGCACTCTCGGCACGAAGCCGAGCATCTTCAATCTTTCCCTCCATATTGCGCCTTTCCCTTTCCAAACGACCAATTTCATCCCTCAGGCCTTGAACATTTCCGTCGAAGCACCACCAATAATCGACGTGGAGCTTTACGGGAGACCAAAGGACCTCAGTAACTATCCATTTTCCAACTCCTATTACACATTTAAGCGGATTTACCAAACAGTCTGCCATTAGAAAACAAGCGAATGGGATGGAAAACCCTATGTGAATCTGTTTCTCTACGTTGGCAAGACCCCGAAGCAAAACCAATTACAAATACATCAAAGTCAACTTATTAAACTGCAATCCTTCTTCTTGTTTTTCCTTGAATCTGAAACAGAAAAAGCAATGAGATTAGAGACGGGGTTGACGAATTGCACTCTTCCTACACTACCATCTATATCAGAACCAAATGGTCCGTAATTAAAAATCCAATGAAAAAAAATGGAAGTTTCATTTGAGGCATTTTAACATCAGAATGAACGAGAGACTAATGCAAGGAACTCACTCTGTTGCGATTATGACCGAAGGAGTGCTGCTGGAACAGATTATGGGGCATGAGAGATAGATACCATTTTCTTCATCTGCTTCAGTAATCCTTGATTTGGTTTGGGCAGGAAGATAATTAAGTTCTTGTTTTGGTTCTTCCAGGGAAGAGACTATAAGGATCTTAGATAGCTAGAGTCAAGTGATGCAACTCCGATGGGCCAATTCCTTTTCATTTCCATAATTATttacgaatatatatatatatatatttaatattattttacggTGATAAACAGTGGATTGATAAATATTATTCAAAGTAGGAAAGTGACAtttggatttaataaaatatcaacagCATATAATATCTTTCCATTATCATCACCATCATCGTTATATTAATAAGCAAGTttcctattattattattgggaAAAATCAGAAACTCCTTGAATTCATTGAACCCAACCTTTTCCCAATCTCAAGTCAAAGCCAGCAAACCAAACATTATTGGACATTAAATTATGGAAATTCAAACCAATCAGGACGTCtcccttcatttttttaatcCATAGTCGGTAGGATTAGGAAAAGGGCATCTCGGTCTAATAAAAATAAGCGTTAAAAGTTGTCGATACCCAACGTAAATGATAGAAGCGAGTTATCTAATTAGAAATATAAGTGAGTAATTTAACATTCACTTCGTCTGTATTTTATGTGTTTGAAAAATTTATCTCATGCCAAAAAGATGAGTGTCAAATACAAATGAAAATTATCCGTAATCAATTATGGAAATTTTTTGATTAACACGCCAAATACAAATGCAAATTATCCGTAAttaattatggaatttttttaattaacacGCCCTATAGAAattcaaaaaacaaaacaaatcaacaaataacgtgtataaaattaatttaatcaagtATAAAACCCATTGCAAATGCGGCGTATGTAAGAAAAAAATGATAGTCTGAgatctgcaaaaaaaaaaaaaaaaattcaagatcTTTCAACAATCAGATAATTCACTCGATTTTCAACCATCTTACCAACGACAATGAAAGGAAAACATAACGAATAAATAAATGACAATGTATTGAAATCTGCAAACGCACTAAAAAGTTCAAAAAAGAAATTGAACTTGTAGAAAATTTCCTTTTCTTATACTCTATTTTTCCTTTCTCATTCTATGCTTCAAGTGCTCGTTCTCTTCTTCACTTCTTGTTTCttgtaaacaataaaatatttcagttgAAACATGTGTATCTTAAAAATGTAAC from Primulina tabacum isolate GXHZ01 chromosome 3, ASM2559414v2, whole genome shotgun sequence encodes:
- the LOC142540985 gene encoding disease resistance protein At4g27190-like translates to MEADKVIEIQVLDKEEAWTLFREKSGDCVDDLYLRPIAEEVAAECKGLPIAIATVGKALKNRRINTWKDALLQLRGANPTNFPQVLEIVYMPLKLSYDFLQTESEKFIFLLCCLFPEDDDIQIEDLALLSFGLGMFEGINNIEDGRNRTFHLLERLRSRFLLMTGSEEDEVKMHDVVRDVAIFIGSKEKQGFLNVSSMDLSSKDSSRNCNWMSVDISIVNAKLPVGLDFPNLRLLMILNSNYSELPEGFEVNDICFKGMEELTVLYFSHQNFQSLPSSLEFLKKLRKLHLYFCKVKDISIVGELASLKILHVWRCNEIEELPANVGELKFLRLLELRDCEKLKRIVAGVISSLVGLEELKIVGCFNKWEAKGNVSEERNASLSELESLTNLTSLEIDISDPNLVAQEILLSKQLRRYQIRAYDDQYLFHVMKHERRITLQLPRDVTVGNWIRRLGKNTQSLELRGDGSNGFNLGETESLRKLVLQNCSTVEKLMNAIDCKLPVLEHLQLRDLEELEEIIDGTIPEGSNSFQNLESLAVERLPKLGYLWKSPNQNVSLVNLKSIYIIRCPNLRYLFSMATARSLVQLRSLEISSCKRYEMESNTEASIIEFPKLKRLKLYFLPNLLAFTHGVEIIKFPQLIELEIEYCPKLRTKIDQCPTGGMIEKIVVRNLDTIEEIFRDDANLHIIFQELRELILEDLPCLTTFYRGVERIKFPKLKELCGLEICKG
- the LOC142540986 gene encoding disease resistance protein At4g27190-like → MADCLVNPLKCVIGVGKWIVTEVLWSPVKLHVDYWWCFDGNVQGLRDEIGRLERERRNMEGKIEDARLRAESATTEVENWSNESTQKLEEATRILQGCDDLKLWKIIPRYSVGKSAKEIAEGIAKLRNEGNSIRITDPTPPASMVSISHGPTLEFQSRKSMEEDIIKSLKDGNVRMIAICGAGGVGKTTMVRRIEDRVTKEFDEVVTVVVSQQTDKTKIQNQIAEILRLGLNEKTLDGRAHILRTRLMDSKKKLIIFDDVWKSFEPEDIGVP